From one Eucalyptus grandis isolate ANBG69807.140 chromosome 9, ASM1654582v1, whole genome shotgun sequence genomic stretch:
- the LOC104415137 gene encoding chalcone synthase, giving the protein MVSVEDFCRAQKSKGPATVLAIGTAVPKNVIEQSTYPDYLFRITNSEHMTELKEKFKRICEGSSIKRRYVHMTEEILKEHPNMSSFTEPSLDARQDILVPEVPKLAKEAAVNALKEWGQPKSKITHLVFCTTSGVDMPGCDYQLTKLLGLRPSVKRYMMYQVGCYGAGLVLRLAKDLAENNKGARVLVVCSEITVCTFRGPSEAFLDNLVGQALFGDGASSVIVGADPVPGIERSLYEIVSTFQTLLPNSEEAIAGHVREIGLTIHLLKDLPALVSKNIDKNMAEAFHPLGITDWNSLFFIVHPGGPAILDQVEAKLKLKPEKIELSRYVLAEYGNMSSACVFFIMDEMRKKSIKKGLKTTGEGLEWGVLFGFGPGLTVETVVLHALST; this is encoded by the exons atggtgAGCGTCGAGGACTTCTGCCGTGCCCAGAAATCGAAAGGCCCTGCCACGGTCCTCGCCATCGGAACGGCGGTCCCCAAGAACGTCATCGAACAGAGCACATACCCGGATTATTTGTTTCGGATCACCAACAGCGAGCACATGACCGAGCTGAAAGAGAAGTTCAAGCGCATCT GTGAGGGGTCGTCGATCAAGAGGAGATACGTGCACATGACGGAGGAGATATTGAAAGAGCACCCGAACATGAGTTCATTCACGGAACCCTCCTTGGATGCCCGGCAGGACATTCTGGTGCCAGAAGTGCCGAAGCTGGCGAAGGAGGCGGCGGTGAACGCCCTGAAGGAATGGGGGCAGCCCAAGTCGAAGATCACCCACCTGGTGTTCTGCACCACCAGCGGTGTCGACATGCCGGGCTGCGACTACCAGCTCACCAAGCTCCTCGGCCTCCGCCCCTCCGTCAAGCGGTACATGATGTACCAGGTGGGCTGCTACGGCGCTGGCCTGGTCCTCCGCCTAGCTAAGGATCTTGCTGAGAACAACAAGGGGGCTCGCGTCCTCGTCGTGTGCTCCGAGATCACCGTCTGCACCTTCCGCGGCCCCTCCGAGGCCTTCCTGGACAACCTCGTGGGCCAGGCCCTGTTCGGCGACGGCGCCTCCTCGGTCATCGTGGGCGCGGACCCCGTCCCGGGGATCGAGAGGTCCCTGTACGAGATCGTCTCCACGTTCCAGACTCTCCTCCCAAACAGCGAGGAGGCCATTGCTGGGCACGTCCGGGAGATCGGGCTCACCATCCACCTCCTCAAGGACTTGCCGGCCCTCGTCTCCAAGAACATCGACAAGAACATGGCTGAGGCGTTCCACCCACTGGGTATCACCGACTGGAACTCGCTCTTCTTCATAGTGCACCCCGGCGGGCCCGCGATCCTCGACCAGGTCGAGGCCAAGTTGAAGCTCAAGCCCGAGAAGATTGAGCTTTCCAGGTATGTGCTCGCCGAGTATGGCAACATGTCTAGCGCATGCGTCTTCTTCATAATGGACGAGATGAGGAAGAAATCGATCAAGAAAGGGCTCAAGACCACTGGAGAGGGGCTCGAATGGGGCGTGCTCTTCGGATTTGGTCCCGGCCTCACCGTCGAGACCGTCGTCCTCCACGCCCTGTCTACTTAG
- the LOC104415138 gene encoding peroxidase 5 — MASSSAYLSFVLVICLISPAISGPLKVGFYQKKCPSAEAMVRESVQKALAADPGAVAPLIRLHFHDCFVRGCDGSILLNSTKGNTAGKDSMGNLGIGGFEVIDDAKAKIEAQCPNTVSCADIVAFAARDGVRAAGGFHYAVPSGRRDGRVSLASEVIKNLPGPFFDAVQLEANFAKKGLSLRDMVTLSGAHSIGDSHCSQFTKRLYSFNSTYSQDPSLNPNYAHLLKTKCPRNGPTDPIVPFDPVTPNVLDNAYYHNLKSDKGLLYSDQVLWDASLTRGLVKDNANHPSAWARRFTAAMVRMGLIEVLTGTQGEIRKNCRVIN, encoded by the exons ATGGCAAGCTCGAGCGCTTACTTGAGCTTTGTTTTGGTGATCTGTTTAATTTCACCTGCAATTTCAG GTCCATTGAAGGTTGGGTTTTATCAGAAGAAATGCCCATCTGCTGAGGCCATGGTGAGAGAGTCAGTACAGAAGGCTCTAGCTGCGGACCCTGGAGCTGTTGCTCCGCTCATTAGGCTCCATTTCCATGACTGTTTTGTCAGA GGTTGCGACGGGTCCATTCTTCTCAACTCGACCAAAGGGAACACCGCGGGGAAAGATAGCATGGGAAACCTCGGCATCGGGGGCTTTGAGGTGATCGACGATGCCAAGGCCAAGATTGAAGCCCAATGCCCTAACACCGTCTCATGTGCCGACATTGTGGCCTTCGCCGCTCGTGATGGTGTTCGAGCTGCCGGAGGCTTTCACTATGCCGTCCCTAGCGGGAGGCGGGATGGGAGAGTCTCGCTCGCGTCGGAGGTGATCAAAAACCTCCCCGGCCCATTTTTTGATGCTGTGCAACTCGAAGCGAACTTTGCGAAGAAAGGGCTTTCGCTCCGAGACATGGTGACTCTCTCCGGAGCTCACTCCATCGGGGACTCTCATTGCTCCCAATTCACGAAGCGACTCTACTCCTTCAACTCGACTTATTCACAAGATCCTTCCCTTAATCCTAATTATGCCCATCTTTTGAAGACCAAGTGCCCGCGAAACGGCCCCACCGACCCGATCGTACCATTCGATCCGGTGACGCCGAACGTACTCGATAATGCTTACTACCACAACTTAAAGAGTGACAAGGGATTGTTGTATTCGGACCAAGTGCTGTGGGATGCGTCATTGACAAGGGGGTTAGTGAAGGACAATGCGAACCACCCCAGCGCTTGGGCTCGGAGGTTTACGGCCGCGATGGTGCGCATGGGTTTGATCGAGGTGCTCACTGGCACGCAAggcgaaattaggaagaattGCAGGGTGATAAATTAA